A DNA window from Methanococcus voltae PS contains the following coding sequences:
- a CDS encoding ATP-binding protein, whose translation MNLKRAFFGNGRDVARKNGWELTEKSLERSYADGGKECLITGPPGTGKSTLMLRFAMQLMNNEYVIWRGRDTESYHYIENWEEKVLIHHHINDEVDIFKITEDSRVKSDLRKKSYKDIKHLVSNFEKGVLNVVYTPTTYKVSPKLIETIESTNTLIFSDKEKNTKNNNLFWFEFFDYYLTLDYAKWTSIFIDEADDLFPATFKGIAYRILERFTTNFKDYRKSWISLYCGVHNSFDLDYHIVGKFQYYIYLKAASVPNSRDIDKSVIKRLKKGEYLIENGNFGFQSFKKLKVRDYLIRASIKTIKHPEEEQEESKIPISSNHGFKDKVIAKYYQDKDSTQCLAYLQQIYANNEITKRYYYKLIREFFEFLKKEYDIDTSLKELHTCYENKLITTKYMLNLKTKILVN comes from the coding sequence ATGAATCTAAAAAGAGCATTCTTTGGAAATGGTCGAGACGTAGCTCGAAAAAATGGTTGGGAATTAACTGAAAAATCATTAGAACGTAGCTATGCAGATGGTGGTAAAGAGTGTTTAATCACTGGACCGCCTGGGACTGGTAAATCAACATTAATGTTAAGATTTGCTATGCAACTAATGAATAATGAATATGTAATATGGAGAGGTAGAGACACAGAATCATATCATTATATAGAAAATTGGGAAGAAAAGGTTTTAATTCATCATCATATCAATGATGAAGTGGATATTTTTAAAATTACCGAAGATTCACGGGTTAAATCCGATTTAAGAAAAAAATCTTACAAAGATATTAAACATTTAGTATCTAATTTTGAAAAAGGCGTTTTAAATGTCGTATACACACCTACAACTTATAAGGTGTCTCCAAAATTAATTGAAACTATCGAATCAACCAATACTCTTATATTTTCCGATAAAGAAAAAAATACTAAAAATAATAACTTATTTTGGTTTGAATTCTTTGATTATTATCTTACTTTGGATTATGCAAAATGGACGAGCATATTTATAGATGAAGCGGACGATTTATTCCCTGCTACATTTAAAGGTATTGCATATAGGATATTAGAGCGATTTACCACCAATTTTAAAGACTATAGAAAATCTTGGATATCTCTTTATTGCGGAGTCCACAACTCTTTTGACTTAGATTATCACATTGTAGGTAAATTTCAATATTATATATATTTAAAAGCTGCTTCTGTTCCGAATTCCCGTGATATAGATAAATCAGTTATTAAAAGATTGAAAAAAGGAGAGTATCTTATTGAAAATGGTAATTTTGGATTTCAAAGCTTTAAAAAATTAAAAGTAAGGGATTATTTGATACGTGCAAGTATAAAAACTATTAAACATCCTGAAGAAGAACAAGAAGAATCTAAAATACCCATTTCTTCAAATCATGGCTTTAAAGACAAAGTTATTGCAAAATACTATCAAGATAAAGATAGTACTCAATGTTTAGCCTATTTACAGCAAATATATGCCAATAACGAAATAACAAAACGTTATTACTATAAATTAATACGGGAATTCTTTGAATTTTTAAAAAAGGAGTATGATATAGATACTTCATTAAAAGAACTTCACACTTGTTATGAAAATAAATTAATTACTACAAAATATATGTTAAATTTAAAAACTAAAATACTTGTAAATTAG